The segment AATTCACTAAGGCATTTGGGAAAAAGTAGTGTCAACAGATAGCAAGAAGCAAGGATTATATCTGTAGAGAAACAATAGGAAGGCGGCCTGGAAGGCGGCCCTTTGTCTAGGAGGCGGCACCAAGGACACATTGTATCTAAAGAAAGGTGACACACTGTATCTAAAGAAAGGCAACACATTGTATCTAAAGAAAGGCAACACAGTATCTCCAGTCTGCCTGCCCCAGTGTGATCCCAGTCTTTGGATCTGCGCGTGGTTGTAGGACAACAGCAGCCAAGCATCTAGGATGCCACGGGGGTGCCAGGattcatttcctggctcctggctccagcttcctgtcagtgccaaccctgggaggcagcaggtgctgggtgaAGCAGCCGGGTCCCTGCCGCCTTGCCCAGGGGCCAGCTGTCCTGGGCACTGATGGAGCCCCCCAGTGCCAGGGCCTGGGATCTGCCAGGTACCATGCGTTTGAGCTATTTGGCAAGTGTGGGCGCCGCTCACTGATTCTCCCAGCAACCCCCCGTCTTCCCGGTTTCTGTCCcgagacccctccctctctcctgaccCCCACACTCCCCCATCAGAAGGCTTGAAGGTGAAGTGGAAACCGACTGGCTTCCTCCCAGTGGGCATCAGTGCCTCTCGTTTGAGCCGGCCAGCTCAGCTCCGTGTGGCTGTCACGGCCGGGAAGCTCCgccccttgcccccccccccccccgactcacTTCAGGTCCTTGGTGTTGATGAGGAACAGGACCAGGAAGCTGCTACTGCTACTGTTTCGCTGGAGAAGGCAGTCTTGGGAGTCCCGGGCCTGAGGAGTGGGCGACAGGGCGGCCCTGGTTACCCCCACGCTGcttccctcctcatcctcccgCCTCTGGGACAGACCAGGGGAGACAGatgacccctcccctctcccagtccCCCACCCTGCACTCACGGAGTAGGAGCGGAGGCTGCCAGACCGGACTCGGCTCAgactgaagcccacctgggaggcaggagaagggGCAGGATGCAGAGGCCCCCACCATCCCTCAGCGGCAGGGAGAGGGGACCTCACATGTGTTAGCGCCTGCGCGGTCCCCAGATCCCACTCGCCCCAGTTTCCCAAAGCCCAGCCCCCGCAGCCTGGAGGTCGGTCCCTCGGGGAGGCGGCCTCACCCGTCCACCCTCCACGGAGATGACAGAAGCTTGGATCAGAGTCTGGGCCCTCCACTTGCAGGGGGTGTGGCTCTGAGCTCGACCCCtgccgctgcccctgcccctgcccctgcctgcggCCGGTCCTATCCTCTCGGAACTGGGTGCAGGGGTGTCTCAGGGCCTCCCTGAGGGGACCTGTGGCGATGGCCTTGCAGTGGGGACCTCTGTCCAGCAGGCATCCACAAATGATGTCAGAAACTGGGGCTGTCTTGTCTGTCAGTGTCACCCCGTTCTTACAGTCTAGCAGCCGGTGCAGTCTCAAAGAGGCCAAGGGACTCGCTCAAGATcggcactctgtgtgtgtgcacgtgtgtgtgcacatgtgtgtggctgtgttgatgtgtgtgcgtgcatgtgcatatgtgcatTGGACTGTGTATGCTGGTGTGTTTGTTGGTGTGTGCAGGTGTTGGGTTGTGTGTATtggtgttggggtgtgtgtgttgaTATATGTATCTCAATatgttgagtgtgtgtgttggtgtgtgtgtgcatgttgggCTGTGTATGTGAGCTGGGGGGTGTTGGTATTGTGTGCTGgttttgtgtgtgcatatgtatgttgAGTGTGTGTTGGTATGTGTGAGTTGGAgggctgtgttgtgtgtgtgttggcatgTGTACATGAATTAggggtgtgtgttggtgtgtatgTGTTCAGAGaggtatgtgttgtgtgtgtgcatggtgggCTGTGTATGTgagttgggtgtgtgtgtgttggcgtgtgtgtgtgttggtctgTGGGGGTGTGCATGttggcatgtgtgtatgtgttgggcTGTATATGTGACTTGGGGGCTGTGTTGGTGTGTattggcatgtgtgtgtgtgttagcgtGTGTATGTGACTTGGGGgctgtgttggtgtgtgtgttggCAGGTATGTGTGTTGGCATGTATATGTgagttgggtgtgtgtgtgttggtgtgtatgTGGTTAGGCAGgtatgtgttggtgtgtgtgtgcatggcagGCTGTGTgagctgggtgtgtgtgcatgttggggtgtgtgtgcatgttggcATGTATATTTGACTTGGCTGTGTTGGTGTGTGttggcatgtgtgtgcatgttggcGTGTGTGCGTGACTTGGGGGCTGTGTTGACATGTGTGCGTGTTGGTCTGTGGggatgtgtgtgttggtgtgtgtatgtgacttGGGGGCTTTGTTGGTGTGTGTATTGGTGTGTGTGTTGGCATGTGttgacatgtgtgtgtatgtggcttGGTGGGCTGTGTTGGTGCGTGTTGGCGTGTGTGCGTGACTTGGGGgctgtgttagtgtgtgtgtgcatattggtgtgtgtatgtggcttGGTGGGCTGTGCTGGTGCATGCTAGCGTGTGTGCATGACTTGGGGGCTGTGttggcatgtgtgtgcatattggCGTGTGTATGTGACTTGGGGGCTGTGTtggcgtatgtgtgtgtgttggcatgtgtgtgtgccttgggggctgtgttggtgtgtgtgcgtgccttGGGGGCTGTGTTGGCGTGTGTGCGTGACTTGGGGGCTGTGttggcatgtgtgtgcatattggCGTGTGTATGTGGCTTGGTGGGCTGTGCTGGTGCGTGTTGCGTGACTTGGGGGCTGTGTTGGCGTGTGTATGTGACTTGGGGGCTGTGTtggcgtatgtgtgtgtgttggcgtgtgtgtgtgccttgggggctgtgttggtgtgtgtgcgtgccttGGGGGCTGTGTTGGCGTGTGTGCGTGACTTGGGGGCTGTGTTGGCGTGTGTGTGCATATTGGCGTGTGTATGTGGCTTGGTGGGCTGTGTTGGTGCGTGttggcgtgtgtgtgtgccttgggggctgtgctggtgtgtgtgtgtattggcgTATGTACGTGACTTGGGGCTGTGTTGGCGTATATGTGCGtgttggtgtgtgtatgtgccttgGGGGCTGTGTTGGCATGTGTACGTGACTTGGGGGCTGTGTtggcgtgtgtgtgcatgttggtgtgtgtatgtggcttGGTGGGCTGTGCTGGTGCGTGttggtgtgtgtgcgtgccttGGGGGCTGTGTTGGCGTGTGTGTGCATATTGGCGTGTGTATGTGGCTTGGTGGGCTGTGTTGGCGTATATGTGCGTGTTGGCGTGTGTATGTGGCTTGGTGGGCTGTGCTGGTGCGTGTTGGCGTGTGTGCGTGCCTTGGGGGCTGTGTTGGCGTGTGTGCGTGACTTGGGGGCTGTGTtggcgtgtgtgtgcatgttggtGTGTGCATGTGGCTTGGTGGGCTGTGCTGGTGCGTgttggtgtgtgtgcgtgtcttgGGGGctgtgctggtgtgtgtgtgtattggcgTATGTACGTGACTTGGGGCTGTGTTGGCGTATATGTGCGtgttggtgtgtgtatgtgccttgGGGGCTGTGTTGGCATGTGTACGTGACTTGGGGGCTGTGTTAGCGTGTGTGTGCATactggtgtgtgtatgtggcttGGTGGGCTGTGCTGGTGCGTGTTGGCGTGTGTGCGTGCCTTGGGGGCTGTGTTGGCGTGTGTGCATGCCAGGCGTGCTCTGGAGCGTGGCACCTGCTTCCTCCTCGGGCAAGCTCCTCACCAGCGGGGACCTCTCTCCCGTCTCCTCCAGGCCCAGCCGCAGGAGGCTCAGCTCCACCTCCAGGGAGCCGTTGGTGTAGAAGCCGAAGCTGTTCAGCTGGATGTCCGCTCGCTTCTCCCCCTGCCGGAGACCAGGGAGGCAGCTCAGACTTCCGCTTCCCGCCTGCCACGGGGCTCTGGGCCCCAGTGCTTAGACAGCCCGGGAGCGAGTCAGGAGAGGCCGTGCCGGGGGACCGAGGACAGCGTGGCCCTGGATGCCCTGAGCGCGGACCTGAGCGTCCAGGAGGACAATCGGGGGGCGCCTGGACGCCCCCCGCTGCGGAACGAGCCCGGGACCCCAGGCAGCGtccagggacccccaccccctcGGTCCTCGAGCGGCGCCAGGGCTCCCCAGCGTCTCCAAAGCGGCCACAGGAATTTAAAGGGCTAagagccgggggaggggggggtcccAGGAGatggcgccccccgccccccaccatcCCGGCGGGGCCGGCCAGGCAGCTCCATccgcagggagagagggggatctCGGGACGGGACCACTCGCCCGGCAGTGGGGGGCGCCGGGCCGCTCCATCCCGCAGAAGGTGCGGGGGAGGTCGGACGAGACCACTTAAGCCGGGGGCTTCTCTGGGACAGCctcgcgccccccgcccccgaccGTCCCGCGGCGGGCCTCACCGTCAGCGCCAGCCGGTGGATGCGCCCGGAGCAGCTgccccacagcagcagcagcaggagcccctgcccccactccgcGGGGCTCCCGCGGCCGAGCCCCCTCCTCTCGCTCCCTGCCATCTCTGGAGCTGCCGCCTCCCCTGACACCGCCTCTGACGCCCCCAGGCCCGCCTCCGGGGGAGCCAATCGCCGCACGGTGGGGCCAGGCTCTCCGGACTTTCCAGCCCGTTGAACCAATCATCGATGGCCTCTTCTCAAACCCGCGCCTACGTGACACCAGACGGACAGCACCAGTTCCGAATGGAAGACGTGATACCACGTAGCCCCGCCCCCACGCTCACCAATCACCAGAAAGATCGTCCCGGATATAGCATGATAAGCAGTCCGCCTAACCAATTAGAGCGCAGCTGGCATCCTGCTCTTGAAGCGGAATTCCTCCACCTAACTCTTAACGGTCTAAGACTACACTACCCAGAATGCAGCCAGGAACAGACGAGGGCCACCGAGCACCcagaaactacatttcccagcacgCCCCAAGGTCGGACTTCCGCTTCTCACCCTGTGGGACGTGGCTCCCGGCCAGAGCTCTGGCTCTTGGTAAACACACGCAGTCTGTTGAGGCCTGTCCCGTTCTCCTAATCTTCCTGGTCCACGGAGGTTACATCGCGACCCGAGGATGACCTGTGACCTATgacctccgcctccgcctccgcacGAGGACACTGGAGGCTCACTCCGGATCCCCGACGGTTTCCCCTAGCTGCAGCCGGACCCCGAGTTCAGCCTAAAACCTTGGCTcttcccccgccccgccccgccccgcccagccttTGGGGCTGAGACCCCCGCCCCAACCGTGGTGCTGACCTGGGCTGGGTGTCCCACCAGAGCCGAGCCCCGGTCTCACACGGAGCCGCGAAACCAACCCACCGGGTGCAGCCGCCGGCAGGTGTCCCTGCGCCCTCCGGTCCCTCTGGGGCCCAGaccccacccctgcagctccagagaaggcaggagctgggggccgggggcccgCAGGGCCGCTCCCTTTTATCCTGGCGCCTCGAGGGGACTTACGAGATGCGGACCCTTCTAGGGGGGGGAGGGCGCGGGCGTCCGGGACTCTCGGGGGCCTCGGTGGGCGAAGCTGGACAGTGGGCAGGTGCAGGCAGACTCGGGCCGGAGGGAAAAGCCTGGGCCCCGCGTCCCAAGGACAGCCCGTCCTCGGGTTCCcctggggagggaaggcaggatgCGGTGGGGGCGCTAATGGACCTGGCAGGATCGAAGTCCTCCATCCGCCCTGCGGCCGGAGGGACCTGACCATTAGTGGGACGAACGTCCACGCCTGGAGCCGGGCCGGGGTGACCTCGggttctgcctgcagcaccgtgCAGGGACGACTTCTCGGGCTTGGGGCTTTTCCTGTCCGGGTCCTTTAAGGAACGATCGAAAGGAAAGGCCCgtctggggcgggggaggggcgtggtGGGTGGAGAGGGGCCCTCGGGGATTTGAAAATGGGCGGGGGTCCTTTTAAGAGGGGGCGTGGCGCCCTTTGGGCCCCGCCTCCCCGGGCCCCGCCCGCGGTCTCCgcgcagggcagggggcggggaaaAGCGAGCGGGGGCGTGTCCCAGCCGGGTGGGCGTgtccggggcgggcggggcggggtcgGCGCGCCGCCCCGGGCCGAGTCTCGGGGCGGAGGGTGGCGGGCggcggcgccggcggcggcgggagcAGCATGGATTGGGGCACCGAGTTGTGGGTGAGTCCGATCGGCGCCTCTCCAAGTTCCGTCTGCTCGGGTTcggactccccctccccttttgtCCCCAGCGGACCCCAGCGGGGGCTGCGGGGGGGCCTCCGCGCTTCCCCTCGCACCGAGCCGAGGGTCTCTGGGCGCCACCGACGCAACGAGTTTCTGGGGGGCGTCACGGAACCCCCGCGGCGGGGGGCGAAAACCCACCTCGCAGGGCGGcccggggaaactgaggcacggggccGCGAGCGCGACGGGCCGGAGTCCCCAGGCCAGGCCGGGGCGGCCGGGCGAGGTCACCTATTTTGGGCGTCCCGGCGCGGCCCGCGGCTTATCTTACggcccctgggtccctgcccgccGCCCGCCTGTCCGGCTGGCCGTCCCGTGTCCCACGTGGGCCCCGCCAGGGCCGCCCACCTCCCAGGAGCGCCCGGGAGGCTGAGGGCGCCctcggagggggagggggctgcgagCCCGGGCCCCAGCGATCTTCCAACCCTGCCCTCCCCGGGCCCGGGAAGCCCCAGGGTCGCTCCAGGTCCGGGCCGGACCTAAGACCCCTCCCCTCTCCGGGAGCGGCGAGTGCCTGCGTCTCCGCCCGCACCCTGGTCCCGCACCGTCGGCTCTTCTCCGGGAGCCCGTGGGGAGATGGAGGCGCGCGTGGGGTGCGGCGGGGGGCGCTCGGGGCCTGCCCCCGGGCCCTGCGGGCCCCCAGCTAGCGGCCAGGGATCCCTGCCCTGACTCACGCCGGGCAGGCCGGATTTTCCGGAATCTGGGGGGGATTAGGGGAGCCgggcgcgcgcggggcgggggggtggacGGTTGTGCAGGGGAGTGGCCTCGCCCCGCTCCACGCCCCTCTCGGCCGCTCGGAGACGGAGACCCCGTCGTCCGGCTGGGGCCCTTTCCCGGGAAGGGGAGGGGGTTCCCGCCAGTTTCCTGCCGGCCCCCGCGCCACTCCGGGGCGGTGCCTGGAAGCCCCTCCTCCGCCGAGCGCGGGGGCCCTGGAGCCGGGCGCGCCGCGAAGTCCCTAGGTCGCGACCCGGGCCCTGCCGTCCCCTCCCCCCCGCCAGGATCAGTTCGAGGTCCTGGAACGCCACACGCAGTGGGGGCTGGACTTGCTGGACCGATACGTAAAGTTCGTCAAGGAGCGCGCCGAGGTGGAGCAGGCGTACGCCAAGCAGCTGCGGTGAGACCCGGAGGGCTGGAGACCCCGTGGCCCGGCCGGGCCGGGTAGGGGGCGGCCGCGGCTCAGGGCGCTCAGTCATCCCGCCTCTGTCTCCCCTTAGGAACCTGGTGAAAAAGTACCTGCCCAAGAGGCTTCCCAAGGATGACCCCGAATCCAAGTGAGGCTGGGGCCGGGGCACGGGGCTAGGCTGCCGGTGGGGGGGCCGCGCGGGGTTCCCTGGCTCGGCTTCTGTCTTTCCTACCTGTTACACGGGGAGGCCCGAGCACTTGTAGAGTGAGTGACCTTGGGCCTGCGGCTTTGGGGCCTCAGTTTTCCTCATCTGAGAAGTGGGCGTGGGAACGGAGCCACTTGTCCTGTTCTGCTCAGGTGAGGCTGAGGGGAGTTTGCCCAGGACTCAGGACCGCGGTCCCCTGCCTGTCCTAACTGTCCCGGGAGCGCTTGACTTTATTCTGAGTTCCTCACTGCAAAATCCAAAAAGTTCTGGGCATCAGCAGTGTGTTTGGTGAGCTGCTAGCCACCTCCAACGTAGGTGAGGCGAGATTATGGTGGCTTTATCTCGCTGGGTGTAAATGCAGCCTTCCCTGGGCACTGTGTCTCAAAATACTTGAATTTTCAAAATCACCTGTGCACTGAACATGCGCAGTCCCACCCCTGTGCTGCTAGTCCCTAAATGATACAGTGTAGCACTCACCTTGTCTAGGAGGCTATGTCAGCTACAGGTGATTTAAGGTGTACAGGAGGGGGCGAGGTAGCCGAGAACACTATGCAGCTTACTTTTTAgaatgcatgggagaccaggaggaagcacctggctcctggctttggatcggtgcagcgccagccgtagtggccacttgagggggtgaaccaacagtaggaagacctttctctctgtctctctctctcactttctaactctgcctgtccaaaaaaaaaaaaatacattgattatTTACAGGAAAGCAAGCACGAGATCTCTATCTGCTGGGTTTATACTGCacatgtctacaacagccaggactttggggggaggggctagagagagagatctcttccatctgccggggacagccaggctgggtctcccacgtggccggcagggccatcactgctgtctcccagggtgcgcattcccaggaagctggaatcagaagtggacctGGGATTTGAGCtcatgcactctgatgtggaatgccagcgGCCCAGGGAGCGCCTTAGCCTGTTGCTAGTGAGGATTTTGGATCCTCCCGGGGTCCTGGAGGCATTGCCCTCCCCTCTACCCCGGGGGATTCTGATGCTGTCACCATTAATACCTCCACAAAGGGCGATTAGTCagggtgcagccccagccccactggggcAATGCACACAAGTTCCAAAACCTGTGCCTCTCCTTTCGAAGACTCGAAAATCTCCCAGTTCCGCAGTGCACCTCACTCCCCGGTAGCGCGTGAGGGATGTGGACCAGAACTTGCCACTGCTTCGGGATGGGTGTCTTGGGGGCTTTATCCCacctggaggtggtggtggggagtcCGGGGGTGGGGCTCTGACTCCCTGTCCCCGCCTCCCCCACGTCTCCCAGGTTCAGCCAGCAACAGTCCTTTGTGCAGATTCTGCAGGAGGTGAATGACTTTGCGGGCCAGCGGGAGCTGGTGGCCGAGAACCTCGGGTTGCGCGTGTGTCTCGAACTGGCCAAGTACTCGCAGGAGATGAGGCAGGAGAGGAAGATGGTGAGGGCTCCGCGCCCTGGGtctggccggggccgggggccggggggccggggggccggggtggggcttCGGGAGGACCCTGGTAAAAGTCTCTCGCGGCTCCTCTCCCCCTAGCACTTCCAGGAGGGCCGGCGGGCCCAGCAGCAGCTGGAAACCGGCTTCAAGCAGCTGGAGAATGTGAGTGTGCCGGCTGGCGGGGGCCGCGGCTCCGGAGGCAGTGGCCCGAgctgccctccctgcctggccGCGACTGcctgtcccccccgccccccgccccccgccccaggcgtGTCCCCCACTGTGCTCAGTGACCCCCATCTTGGGGACAGGCAGCTCCTTCACTCCGCTTCCGTCCCTTGTGCAGAGCAAGCGCAAATTCGAGCGAGACTGCCGCGAGGCGGAGAAGGCGGCTCAGACCGCGGAGCGCCTGGACCAAGACATCAACGCTACCAAGGCGGACGTGGAGAAGGTGCGTGCGCATGCGCGGAGCCCGGCCCCGGACTCCGGGCATCTGGATGGGGCGGAGGCCCCTGACGCCTGCCCGCCCCGCCCTTCAGGCCAAGCAGCAAGCGCACCTGCGCAGTCACATGGCCGAGGAGAGCAAGAACGAGTACGCGGCCCAGCTGCAGCGGTTCAACCGCGACCAGGCCCACTTCTATTTCTCACAGATGCCCCAGATATTCGACGTGAGTGCCCCAGGCTCCCAcgccttccttaaaaaaaaaaaaacgaacaaaacaacaaaaaacccaactCTTACTCATACGTCAAAACCCCAGCTGCCCGGTTCCCCAACTCCGGGATTGCAAGGGAGCCAGACATGCAGGAAGGACCGGTGTGCTTTCTGCTCCAGTGACTCCTGTGTGCCACAGATGTTTCTCTGTCCTTTGGGAACTCCTGCTCATCCTTTCGAAGCCCCAGCTCTTCCGATCCCTCCGAGAAGGCTCGAGTTTAACCCTGTCTTCTCGAAGGCTactcctggccctgggagggTCTTTGCTGGGTCTAGCTCTGCTCCGTTTCCCACTGCCACTCCTTGCCTGGCTGGAGTGGGGAGGCTTTCCCGGCTCCCTAGGCAAGGGGCATCCTCTGAGatgccccccctccccaccctgtgcCCCCACCGGCCTTGTGTCTCTCCCTGAACTGCATCGGGTGGGAATCTGGTTGCATCTGGGTCTTTTCCACCAGACCGGgcttggggctggggccagcgcgAGGAGCATCCCCGTGTTTGCTGAGTGAGTCACCCAGGCCACCTCTGCCCCTTCCAGAAGCTGCAGGACATGGATGAACGCCGCGCCTCCCGCCTGGGCGCCGGGTACGGGCTCCTGTCTGAGGCTGAGCTGCAGGTGGTACCCATCATTGCCAAGTGCTTGGAAGGCATGAAGGTGGCTGCCGAAGCCGTGGACGCCAAGAATGTGGGTGCCTCATCTGGGTCCCATGGGCCGAGAGCCGGGCACAGGGGAGGAGAAGAGGCGcgtcctccagcccctcccctgactgcctccccccccccccccgtcccttCCCCCAGGACTCACAGGTCCTCATAGAGCTGCACAAGTCTGGCTTTGCCCGCCCTGGCGATGTAGAATTTGAAGACTTCAGCCAGCCCATGAACCGCGCGCCCTCGGACAGCAGCCTGGGCACCCCCGCGGACGGGCGGCCGGAGCTCCGCGGCCCTGGCCGCAGCCGGGCCAAGCGCTGGCCCTTCGGCAAGAAGAGCAAGGTGGGGGCCGGGGCCCGTGAGTGGGGACAAGGGGGGCCCCcactgactcagccccagctgcctgAACGCCGAGTCCCGGGCAGGAATTTTCCTCTTGGCTGCTGGCCCGGGCTGGAGGGAAGGAAGGCGAGCGGGCGGGCCCATCAGCCTGGGAGTCCCCGGAGGCTGGGGggaccagtgtgtgtgtgtgtgtgtgtgtgtgtgtgtgtagcaggggCAGCCTGTGGCGTCTGCCTGCTGTTCTCAGAATGGGAGGAGAAGACCTGCTTGTGGAGTTCAGGGCTGGCCCGAGGGCTTGAGACACCACCTCCTAGAAGCCCCCCGGGGTTTCCTCCAATGTCCTGGTGGCTCCCTGGGCCACCACGTCCGATGCTCTTTTTCCCCCTTGGGTGTTTTGGCTTTCGGTGTTGGGCATACACCTGGACACTCCTAGTCCGTGCCTTTGACAATGCTCCCTCTCGGCCGACCTGGGGTCCCTTCATCCGATACTGCTTTTGATTTCTCCTTGGAGACCACCCCCACTCCACGGACACCTGCGGGCCTCTGGCTGCccgcccccctccaccccccatgATGCTTCCACCTTGGAGCCCTCTCTCAGCTCGCCCGCCCTCTGGCTTCTGTGTCTGAGACCTCATTGGCCGCCTGCATGTTGCTCCCGCCCTCTAGACTGTGAGCCCAGAAAGCCTGGTGGAGaccagctgcagccccagggggCCTCCTTCCAGGAGAGGGGGGGGGCAGGGTCTGGCCTTTGGGCTCACAGCCTCacaccctccccaccacccctggCATTTCTGTGTTCACTCTTGCACGCATTTTCTGTGTGTGATCATACATCTTAAGTTGTGTTTTCCTTAccgtgttttttcttctttttttttttatctttctccattttttctttctggcCTCTTTCCATCCTCTTCTACCTCCTCCCATGTCCCGGGACCCACCTCTCCCCCCGGCCCCCGCCGGTAGCTGcgttcccctcccctctccccactggGGGGTTCCCTGCCCCCGGCATTGCCTAACGGGCCCCCATCCCCCCGCTCCGGCCTCGACCCCCTGGCCCTATTGAGCGAGATCAGTAAGTCGGTCAAACCGCGGCTAGCGTCCCTCCGCAGCCTCCGAGGTGGCCGTGCGGTAAGTGAGGCCTCGTGGGGGAGGCCGTCCCAGCCTGCCCGGCGGCCGGGTGGGGGGACCCTGGGCTCGCTTCCTGCGGCCGGCTGGGCCCCCCTTTCCTGCTTGGCTCCGTGCATGGCcgtgccccgccccccgcagaacctcagccggggcggggggagtggACTCTGAAGAGTGTGCAGAGCGGCCTGGACGCTGAGAGTCCAGGGTCCCAGCCATcgtcctctcccccctcccccaccctccgcAGACCGTGGTGACTGAGGATTTCAGCCACCTGCCCCCAGAGCAGCAGAGAAAGCGGCTCCAACAGCAGCTAGAAGAACGCAGCCGTGAGCTACAGAAGGAGGTGGACCAGAGGTAGGGTGGGAGGCCGGCTGGGAGCAAAGCCCAGCAGCCAATGGCGCTGCTTAGGGGGTCTTCAGACACCTCCCCCGCACTGGGACCAGAGTTCCTTCCCGTtctgtatgcatttatttgaaaggcagagttacagagagagggagaggagagagagagagagaatctcccatctgttgggtcactccccgaatggctgctatgatcggggctggaccaggctgaagccaggagctccatccgggtctcccacgtgcctgcaggggctcagggacctgggccgtcctctgctgccttcctaggtgcattagcagggagctgggctggaagccgAGCAGTGGGGACTTAGTGGGTCTTAGACCCCAAATCCTAGCTGGgcgaatctcctggcacattagAAAAGTTTCC is part of the Oryctolagus cuniculus chromosome 16, mOryCun1.1, whole genome shotgun sequence genome and harbors:
- the TRIP10 gene encoding cdc42-interacting protein 4 isoform X4; protein product: MASSQTRAYVTPDGQHQFRMEDVIPRSPAPTLTNHQKDRPGYSMISSPPNQLERSWHPALEAEFLHLTLNGLRLHYPECSQEQTRATEHPETTFPSTPQGRTSASHPVGRGSRPELWLLDQFEVLERHTQWGLDLLDRYVKFVKERAEVEQAYAKQLRNLVKKYLPKRLPKDDPESKFSQQQSFVQILQEVNDFAGQRELVAENLGLRVCLELAKYSQEMRQERKMHFQEGRRAQQQLETGFKQLENSKRKFERDCREAEKAAQTAERLDQDINATKADVEKAKQQAHLRSHMAEESKNEYAAQLQRFNRDQAHFYFSQMPQIFDKLQDMDERRASRLGAGYGLLSEAELQVVPIIAKCLEGMKVAAEAVDAKNDSQVLIELHKSGFARPGDVEFEDFSQPMNRAPSDSSLGTPADGRPELRGPGRSRAKRWPFGKKSKTVVTEDFSHLPPEQQRKRLQQQLEERSRELQKEVDQREALKKMKDVYEKTPQMGDPASLEPQIAETLSNIERLKLEVQKYEAWLAEAESRVISNRGDSLGRHTRPPDPPSSAPPADSDSNKSGSQENKGSVPEAPSEEAQDGPIYTEFDEDFEEEPASPIGHCVAIYHFEGSSEGTISMAEGEDLSLIEEDKGDGWTRVRRKQGGEGYVPTSYLRVTLN
- the TRIP10 gene encoding cdc42-interacting protein 4 isoform X1, which gives rise to MASSQTRAYVTPDGQHQFRMEDVIPRSPAPTLTNHQKDRPGYSMISSPPNQLERSWHPALEAEFLHLTLNGLRLHYPECSQEQTRATEHPETTFPSTPQGRTSASHPVGRGSRPELWLLDQFEVLERHTQWGLDLLDRYVKFVKERAEVEQAYAKQLRNLVKKYLPKRLPKDDPESKFSQQQSFVQILQEVNDFAGQRELVAENLGLRVCLELAKYSQEMRQERKMHFQEGRRAQQQLETGFKQLENSKRKFERDCREAEKAAQTAERLDQDINATKADVEKAKQQAHLRSHMAEESKNEYAAQLQRFNRDQAHFYFSQMPQIFDKLQDMDERRASRLGAGYGLLSEAELQVVPIIAKCLEGMKVAAEAVDAKNDSQVLIELHKSGFARPGDVEFEDFSQPMNRAPSDSSLGTPADGRPELRGPGRSRAKRWPFGKKSKLRSPPLSPLGGSLPPALPNGPPSPRSGLDPLALLSEISKSVKPRLASLRSLRGGRATVVTEDFSHLPPEQQRKRLQQQLEERSRELQKEVDQREALKKMKDVYEKTPQMGDPASLEPQIAETLSNIERLKLEVQKYEAWLAEAESRVISNRGDSLGRHTRPPDPPSSAPPADSDSNKSGSQENKGSSVPEAPSEEAQDGPIYTEFDEDFEEEPASPIGHCVAIYHFEGSSEGTISMAEGEDLSLIEEDKGDGWTRVRRKQGGEGYVPTSYLRVTLN
- the TRIP10 gene encoding cdc42-interacting protein 4 isoform X3, whose protein sequence is MASSQTRAYVTPDGQHQFRMEDVIPRSPAPTLTNHQKDRPGYSMISSPPNQLERSWHPALEAEFLHLTLNGLRLHYPECSQEQTRATEHPETTFPSTPQGRTSASHPVGRGSRPELWLLDQFEVLERHTQWGLDLLDRYVKFVKERAEVEQAYAKQLRNLVKKYLPKRLPKDDPESKFSQQQSFVQILQEVNDFAGQRELVAENLGLRVCLELAKYSQEMRQERKMHFQEGRRAQQQLETGFKQLENSKRKFERDCREAEKAAQTAERLDQDINATKADVEKAKQQAHLRSHMAEESKNEYAAQLQRFNRDQAHFYFSQMPQIFDKLQDMDERRASRLGAGYGLLSEAELQVVPIIAKCLEGMKVAAEAVDAKNDSQVLIELHKSGFARPGDVEFEDFSQPMNRAPSDSSLGTPADGRPELRGPGRSRAKRWPFGKKSKTVVTEDFSHLPPEQQRKRLQQQLEERSRELQKEVDQREALKKMKDVYEKTPQMGDPASLEPQIAETLSNIERLKLEVQKYEAWLAEAESRVISNRGDSLGRHTRPPDPPSSAPPADSDSNKSGSQENKGSSVPEAPSEEAQDGPIYTEFDEDFEEEPASPIGHCVAIYHFEGSSEGTISMAEGEDLSLIEEDKGDGWTRVRRKQGGEGYVPTSYLRVTLN
- the TRIP10 gene encoding cdc42-interacting protein 4 isoform X2, coding for MASSQTRAYVTPDGQHQFRMEDVIPRSPAPTLTNHQKDRPGYSMISSPPNQLERSWHPALEAEFLHLTLNGLRLHYPECSQEQTRATEHPETTFPSTPQGRTSASHPVGRGSRPELWLLDQFEVLERHTQWGLDLLDRYVKFVKERAEVEQAYAKQLRNLVKKYLPKRLPKDDPESKFSQQQSFVQILQEVNDFAGQRELVAENLGLRVCLELAKYSQEMRQERKMHFQEGRRAQQQLETGFKQLENSKRKFERDCREAEKAAQTAERLDQDINATKADVEKAKQQAHLRSHMAEESKNEYAAQLQRFNRDQAHFYFSQMPQIFDKLQDMDERRASRLGAGYGLLSEAELQVVPIIAKCLEGMKVAAEAVDAKNDSQVLIELHKSGFARPGDVEFEDFSQPMNRAPSDSSLGTPADGRPELRGPGRSRAKRWPFGKKSKLRSPPLSPLGGSLPPALPNGPPSPRSGLDPLALLSEISKSVKPRLASLRSLRGGRATVVTEDFSHLPPEQQRKRLQQQLEERSRELQKEVDQREALKKMKDVYEKTPQMGDPASLEPQIAETLSNIERLKLEVQKYEAWLAEAESRVISNRGDSLGRHTRPPDPPSSAPPADSDSNKSGSQENKGSVPEAPSEEAQDGPIYTEFDEDFEEEPASPIGHCVAIYHFEGSSEGTISMAEGEDLSLIEEDKGDGWTRVRRKQGGEGYVPTSYLRVTLN